In the Terriglobia bacterium genome, TTCCGTACTTTCCCCGAAATCTCACTGTGGCGGACCACTTCATTTTGATCACTAGCTCTTCACATCTGTACGTCGCGATCATCAGTCTTTTCGCAGCTTGGCTTCTGTCCCGGTGGGTGTATGGTGTGGGGCCGCTCTGCGGCATAAGCGAATCCTACAGTCGATTAGCCGGGAAGAAACATACTTGAGCGGTTTAAGCCAGAATTTCCTTGTTGAACTCGGACTGGTTGCGCTTATGATCACGGACACAGCAGTATTCATGCGGCCTGAAGACCACGACATATTCACAGCGCCGAAGGAGCCACCTCAAGTCTACTGAAATGCATTGCTGGCGAGCGACCCTCCAGGCCGTTCTTCGCTAACAGTATGGAAGCACCAATTAGTGGAGGAGAGACATGACAAGACTCATTTGCAGACTTTGTTGTGTTGGTATTGCTCTTTGTTGTTACTCAACTGCAGCGTTCGGCCAACTTCCAAGTCAGGTCTTCTTCTGTGATCCAGGACAGTGCTACGGTAAGATTGGCGCGGAGTTTGAAGCGAATAACAATAAGCCCTCTGAATCTATTGTCCTACGGGGCGGCGTGATAGTCCGGGGCTGGATACAGGAGGTCCCATATGTGAACCACGTGCGCGAGAGGGGCGTTGAGGATCTGATATTCAACATAGTGGTGGATCCGGACGTTCCCGTAGAGGCAGCCTACCCTTCGTGGATCCCAGTTCCGCAGCCTATGCAGGATCGACTTTTGTCTGCAAGTCTGCCCGGAAACCCACGGACTCAGGCCACCAGGAGGATCCCGCTAATAACCGGGAACACCGCGACGATCAATACTTTGTGGTTATTTGATGCCGTATTTCCGCGCACCCTGCATATAGAACTCAACGCCTGGCACGAAACTGGCAGCAAGAAATGGTGTAGCTCCTTGCCTTTTGGCTTATGCGGCCAAGTTTTTTACAATCTTTATAACGCGCGAGGGGCACATCCTAGCGGCTGGGTAGAGAAGGAAGTCCTCTATAACAGGCAGGTTGGCGACTTTACTACAGATGCAGCATCTACCTGGTGGCCGTTTGACCCAGAAAGCCCGGATGGTGCTGGACCACTCAAAATCGGCGATTACGTTCAGGTTGGGGGTACCCTGTGGCAAGATGGAGGACATCCACCGGACAATGGCAGCGGGTGCTGGTCGCAGGCAGGATTCCTCGGTCACGAGGGCTATCTCGAGCTTCACCCCATCGACTCCATTTCCAGACTTCCTGTGCCAACCCGAACCCAGCCGCCTGAGGTAACTGGATATGAGTATTGGGGTGGCAGAACGGTTGCGGTGCCCATGAGTGTTTGCGCTCGCGCATGGCAGACGCAAAATTCGGCAATGCGCATCTGCCCCGAGGGGTTGTCAGACCCTCGATCGCCGCGCACTGGCCCTGTGACTCAACTTGCTCCATTAATCCAAGAAATCGTGGATCCACGATTCACAAGCAGCAGCGCGCTTACGCATACGTTCTTCGCTAATGGAGACTGCGCGGAGGTAAGCATATCTGCTGTGGGTGGAAGCAGCCCCACGACATTCAAGGCCACATATCTGGTCAAATGGGAACGGGCCCTCCCTAAACGACCTGGTCGTCCTCAACCGCGCCCCAGACCGGTTCCATGATGGCTTTCCAGGACCAAGAGGGAACCACCGATTCGGGTCCAGAACAAAGTCCTACCACCGATCTGGCTGTCTAGTCTCCGGAAGCGGCTTGCGCCAGGTCGTGAGCAACAGGGGCCTCTGCGGGCTGCGATGGTGACGGTTGCGGCTGCTCGTCGGTCTTGAGCTTCGGCAGCTTGACATCCCAAGCCAGGCCGAGCATGCGCAGCACCGAAATTCCGTACCAGTTCAAGTCGAATTCATACCAGGCCAGGCCGTGGCGCGCCGATTGCGGGTGGGCATGATGGTTGTTGTGCCAGCCTTCGCCCCAGGTGATCATGGCAATCCAGAAGTTGTTGGTGGAATCGTCGCCAGTCTGAAAACGCTGTGAGCCCCACATGTGGGTGGCTGAATTCACGAAGTAGGTGGCGTGCGAGCCGACAACGATGTGCAGGAAAATCCCCCACAGCAGGCACGACCATCCCACCGCCCATCCGAACGTCAGACCGCCGACCAGCAGTACAGCCGCTGCCAAGGCAGCCAGCGGCACCCAATGCCACTTGCTGATCCAGAGGTGAAATTTGTCTTTACGCAGGTCGGGAACATAAGGCAGCAGTTCGGTGGTCCGGTTGTGATTCGCCGCGCCGGTGATGATCCATCCCATGTGCGCCCAGAAACCGCCGTCGTGGGGAGTATGGGGATCGCCTTCCTGGTCGGAGTTCTGGTGATGGATGCGATGCGTCGCCACCCAGCCGATTGGTCCGCCTTGCAAACATAGGGTCGCGCAGACCGTCAGGAAATATTCCACCCACTTCGGACACTTGTAGCCGCGGTGGGTGAGCAGGCGGTGGTAGCCCATGCCAATGCCAAGACTCCCCGACAGCCACCACAGAAACAAGAACAGCGCCAGCCCTTGCCAGGTGAAGAAGAACAACGCGGCCACGGCGCCGACGTGGCAAAGGCCGAGAAAGAATGCGATCGTCCAGTTCAGCGGCTGCGTAAATGTGCGGTCACGTGCGACCATTCTCATGAAAGTGGAATTCTCCTAGTCGCCGGATGTGACCGGCAGCAATTCTTTCTCGACCGCCGGAGTCTGTTTGGGCATGTGCTTGGCTGTCGTTTGCGCGTCGGTCATAAACCGCGGCAGCTTGATGTCCCACGCCAACCCGAGCGTGCGCAGGGCGCAGATCCCGTACCAGTTGATGTCGAACTCATACCAGGCAAGCCCGTGACGCGCGGATTGCGCGTGCGCGTGGTGATTGTTGTGCCAGCCTTCGCCCCAGGTCAGCATGGCCACCCAGAAGCTGTTCTTCGACGTGTCGCCGGTCAGGAAACGCTGGCGTCCCCACATGTGCGTCGCTGAATTCACCAGCCACGTGGCGTGCAGGCCCATGACGGTGCGGAAAAAAATTCCCCACATCAAGACGCTCACGCCGCCCACGGCGAGAAGGATCACTCCGAGCACGACCATCGGAACCCAGTGCCACTGGCTGATCCAGGTGTGGAATTTGTCCTTCCGGAGGTCGGGGACGTAGGGCAGGTTGGCGTCGGAGTTGTTATGGATGGCTCGGCCGGTGAGGATCCAGCCCATGTGCGACCAGAAGCCGCCGTCGCGCGGCGAGTGCGGATCGCCCTCCTGGTCCGAGTTCTGATGATGGACGCGGTGGGTCGCCACCCAGAACATCGGTCCGCCTTCCAGCGCCAGCGCCCCGCAGGTGGTCAGGAAGTACTCCACCCATTTCGGGCACTTGTAGCCGCGATGCGTCAGCAGACGGTGGTAGCCCATCCCGATGCCCAGGCTTCCCGTCATCCACCACAACACCGCCGCCACCGCCAGCCCTTTCCAGGTGAACATGAACAGCGCAGCAATTGCGCCAACGTGGAAGGCCGCCATGAAAAAGGTGGTCAGGAAACTAATGGGCTCACGAAACGTGCGGTCACGCACACCAATGCTCATCTATGCCATCCTCAAGAAACCGTGGAGATTATTGCCTTGCATTGAAGGTATCAAGCGGCGCGGCGCGGCTTTGTAATACTTGTGTAATACCTCGATTCGGGGGCTGGCGCTGCTGGTGCCCCAACACCGCCGCGGCGAGTGCGGACCTCAACCCGGGATGCGGTGCGGCGGCAGACTCGGCGCCGTTTTAACAAGTTTTTAACAATGCGGTGGAAATGTGGTCACTACAATTCAGGGATGCCCGATCTCCCGCTGCGCATTGCTACCCTACCCAGTGCAACCACCGGCCGTCGGGTGCTCAAGCTGGATGGACCGCTGACCCTCTCGAACTTCTTCGAGTTCCAAAACCTTGTCCGGGCAGACCACGCCGCCAGCCTGATCATCGATCTTTCGGGCGTGCCGTACATCGACTCGGCGGGAATCGGCAGCCTGGTGAACGGCTACGTCTCGCACCAGAATGCGGGCAAAACCTTGTCGTTGGTGGGAGTCACGGAGCGCGTCCGCACATCCCTGCGCGTCGCCAACGTGGAACAGTTCTTTCCGATTTTTTCCAGCGTGACAGAAGCCGAACAAGCCGCCGGAAAGTGAAGATTCGTGCCTGGCCGGGCAATTTGGCGCAGGTCTTCAATTGTTACTGCCATGTTAAAAGATGCGCCGCAGGCTCCGTGCGGGCTTGACTTGTAGGATAATTGACTGTTTTAAGTTCCCCTCAGGGAGGATTCTGTGACCGCCAATGCCGACCAACGGATTTGGTTTCATCCGCCGAAATTCTGGGCAGCCACGAATCACATGCGCAAGGAAGAGGCCGACGAACTTCTCAACCGCGTAATCCGGTTGGCGGAGAATTCAGAATTGGACCGCCTCCGGCAATACACGTTTATCTCTGTAGGTGTGCCCAAGATCTCCCAAGAACAGTGATCGCAGTAACGAACCAGGCTATTACCTGACCAACCAGACATCGAGCCCTGGTGGTGGTCCCAAGCCGCCCAGCGGGGTGGTGTGCCTGCGCCCCGGCCGGCAGTGTCGCGGTCTTTTGGTTGACAGCCCGCATGGTTTTTGGGACTATTTGAGTGCTCGTGGATGGCTGTGGGGGAAGTTCCGTTCGGGTTTTGTTCGCTTCATACCAGCGTTCATTCTGTTTGCAAGACAGCAACTTTTCGGATCCAAACGGTCCCAATCGGACCGTATGAGCGGGATAACTGTCTTTCATCGCGCGTTTCCAGCACGGTGGATTTCAGGGCTCGCTGGGGTGTCGCGTGGGTAATCTGGGCAAATACGAGCTGCTGGGGGAACTCGGACGGGGCGCCTTCGGGATCGTGTACCGCGCCCGGGATCCCATCATCAGCCGCATGGTGGCCCTGAAAACGATGACCAACAGCGTCGCCGGCAATCCTGCCCTGCTGCAGCGCTTCTATCGCGAGGCCCAGTCAGCCGGTTCTCTGCAACATCCCAACATCGTCACCATCTTCGACATGGGCGATCAAGATGGCACCCCATTCATTGCCATGGAATTGGTGGACGGGCAAACCCTCGACGACGTCATCGTCAGCCGCGTTCCCGTTCCCCTGTCGCTGAAGCTGGTGTACGCCGTGCAGGCATGCCGCGCCTTCGACTACGCCCACAAGCGCGGCATCATCCACCGCGACATCAAGCCCGGCAACGTGATGGTCAACAAAGACGGGATTGTCAAGGTGGTGGATTTCGGCATCGCCCGCGTCCTGGAAAGCTCCAAGACGCAGACCGGCATGCTGATCGGCACGTTTTCCTATATGGCGCCCGAGCTGTTTCACGGCGAGCACGCCAACGAACGGTCCGATATCTGGTCTTTTGGCGTGCTGCTGTACGAACTGATCGCGTCCCGGCGTCCCTTTTGCGAAGAAACTCCCGCCGCGCTCATGAGGAGCATTTGCGAGCAAGAACATCTTCCCCTGCGCGAGGCGGCGCCGCATTGTCC is a window encoding:
- a CDS encoding fatty acid desaturase, whose translation is MRMVARDRTFTQPLNWTIAFFLGLCHVGAVAALFFFTWQGLALFLFLWWLSGSLGIGMGYHRLLTHRGYKCPKWVEYFLTVCATLCLQGGPIGWVATHRIHHQNSDQEGDPHTPHDGGFWAHMGWIITGAANHNRTTELLPYVPDLRKDKFHLWISKWHWVPLAALAAAVLLVGGLTFGWAVGWSCLLWGIFLHIVVGSHATYFVNSATHMWGSQRFQTGDDSTNNFWIAMITWGEGWHNNHHAHPQSARHGLAWYEFDLNWYGISVLRMLGLAWDVKLPKLKTDEQPQPSPSQPAEAPVAHDLAQAASGD
- a CDS encoding fatty acid desaturase; the encoded protein is MSIGVRDRTFREPISFLTTFFMAAFHVGAIAALFMFTWKGLAVAAVLWWMTGSLGIGMGYHRLLTHRGYKCPKWVEYFLTTCGALALEGGPMFWVATHRVHHQNSDQEGDPHSPRDGGFWSHMGWILTGRAIHNNSDANLPYVPDLRKDKFHTWISQWHWVPMVVLGVILLAVGGVSVLMWGIFFRTVMGLHATWLVNSATHMWGRQRFLTGDTSKNSFWVAMLTWGEGWHNNHHAHAQSARHGLAWYEFDINWYGICALRTLGLAWDIKLPRFMTDAQTTAKHMPKQTPAVEKELLPVTSGD
- a CDS encoding STAS domain-containing protein, with product MPDLPLRIATLPSATTGRRVLKLDGPLTLSNFFEFQNLVRADHAASLIIDLSGVPYIDSAGIGSLVNGYVSHQNAGKTLSLVGVTERVRTSLRVANVEQFFPIFSSVTEAEQAAGK